One Elusimicrobiota bacterium genomic window, TCCAGAACAGCATCCCAACAGTATCAGCATTCTCTTCTATCCCGCCAGATGATTTTAAGTCGGATGATTGCGGGATTCTGTTCGGTCTTTTGTATATTTCTCGGTTCAATTGTGAAGCAACCACAACCGCTATATTATTTTTTTTCGCAATCATTTTTAGTTCCCGTGCTGTAAAAGACAACGACAGGGCAAATCTTTCTAATTCTTTATCTGTGAATTTAATATGCTGTATAAAATCAACCATCAGCACATCCGGCTTGTATTTTTGAGCGGCAACTGCAATATCGTTAATGAAATAATCGCCATCCAGCACAATTAGTGGTTTTTCCCATAACATACCGACTTGCGATAAAATTTTACTGTAGTCCTGTTTAGAAAGAAATTTTGGAAGCCTGAGGTATTTATGTGGCACCTTTGTTTTCATTGAAAGAAGCCGTAAAAATAACTCTCGCTTATACATCTCAAGTGAGACGAACAACACTTTCTTATTCCGCATTATCAAGTTATACGCTAATGATAACAAAAAAGAGGTCTTGCCATGCCCGGGTGGTGCGCCAACAACAAATAATTCCTGCCTGAATATACCGCCTATTAACTCATCTATATCTACAAAACCTGTCGCCAGTTCAGTTGAACCTTCTTTTTGTTCATATAAATAGTCCACAACTTTATCCAGTTCTTCTTTTAAGTTGAAGTCATTAGTAGTATTTGAATCACAAATTATATCGGTCAAGTCCTTTATCGCTTGCTGAATAAAATCATTAACGCTACTATCAATTGGTCTGATATCCTGTATTTGTTGGTGGAGTTCTTGAATCTTAACTTTCAATTTTCTGACTTTAACCGCCTTTTTTAACATTCGAACATAGTCATCAAATATATCAACAGTGGTTTTAACTGCCTCTATACATTCTGTAATTGAGTTCCATAGTTCAGCATCAGTTCGGGCACTTTTCAGAATTGTTTCATCAAAACCGCCACTTTTATTTAATTCTAAAATATACGAATACAGTGCCCGTGTTTGATTGTAATGAAAATCACAAGTTGATAGTATATACTGTGCCTTTTCCATAAGTTTACAGTCCAGTATCAAACACCCAATAACCGCTTGTTCAATTTGTTTTGTTTCGCTGTTCATCTTCTTCGCGCTCCTTTTTA contains:
- a CDS encoding DnaB-like helicase C-terminal domain-containing protein gives rise to the protein MNSETKQIEQAVIGCLILDCKLMEKAQYILSTCDFHYNQTRALYSYILELNKSGGFDETILKSARTDAELWNSITECIEAVKTTVDIFDDYVRMLKKAVKVRKLKVKIQELHQQIQDIRPIDSSVNDFIQQAIKDLTDIICDSNTTNDFNLKEELDKVVDYLYEQKEGSTELATGFVDIDELIGGIFRQELFVVGAPPGHGKTSFLLSLAYNLIMRNKKVLFVSLEMYKRELFLRLLSMKTKVPHKYLRLPKFLSKQDYSKILSQVGMLWEKPLIVLDGDYFINDIAVAAQKYKPDVLMVDFIQHIKFTDKELERFALSLSFTARELKMIAKKNNIAVVVASQLNREIYKRPNRIPQSSDLKSSGGIEENADTVGMLFWKWQHYPDKNPDTKLPWLEEEKKVLNFIITKNRHGVTGGIKLFFDYTCTQIENLQKFGVAK